The Pyrus communis chromosome 9, drPyrComm1.1, whole genome shotgun sequence genome has a segment encoding these proteins:
- the LOC137745389 gene encoding vacuolar protein sorting-associated protein 55 homolog isoform X1 has translation MFSASILLQILACALYNNWWPMLSALMYVVVPMPCLFFGGGSTQFLLTRESDGWINAAKFLTGASTVGSIAIPIILRHAHMIETPAMWIEFFSFFIFICTVMCFHRASLEDEW, from the exons ATGTTTTCAGCAAGCATCTTGTTACAAATCctg GCTTGTGCATTGTACAACAATTGGTGGCCGATGTTATCTG CTCTGATGTACGTCGTGGTACCCATGCCTTGCTTATTCTTTGGTGGCGGTTCTACTCAGTTTTTGCTTACGAGGGAAAGTGATGG GTGGATAAATGCTGCTAAATTCCTGACTGGGGCATCAACTGTTGGGAGCATAGCCATTCCTATCATTCTTAGGCACGCTCATATGATTGAGACACCTGCAATGTGGATTGAATTCTTTTCATTCTTCATATTTATCTGTACTGTCATGTGTTTCCACCGTGCTAGTCTCGAAGATGAGTGGTGA
- the LOC137745389 gene encoding vacuolar protein sorting-associated protein 55 homolog isoform X2, with protein MLSALMYVVVPMPCLFFGGGSTQFLLTRESDGWINAAKFLTGASTVGSIAIPIILRHAHMIETPAMWIEFFSFFIFICTVMCFHRASLEDEW; from the exons ATGTTATCTG CTCTGATGTACGTCGTGGTACCCATGCCTTGCTTATTCTTTGGTGGCGGTTCTACTCAGTTTTTGCTTACGAGGGAAAGTGATGG GTGGATAAATGCTGCTAAATTCCTGACTGGGGCATCAACTGTTGGGAGCATAGCCATTCCTATCATTCTTAGGCACGCTCATATGATTGAGACACCTGCAATGTGGATTGAATTCTTTTCATTCTTCATATTTATCTGTACTGTCATGTGTTTCCACCGTGCTAGTCTCGAAGATGAGTGGTGA